One Aciduliprofundum boonei T469 genomic region harbors:
- a CDS encoding toprim domain-containing protein produces the protein MNNFGISRESLDKVYQILDEMKADNENIPILVEGKRDKKALQELGFEGDIIILNSGHTLANIADWISEKHKKIIILTDWDKKGSYLAGRLFNLLRGNDVVCNMEYRRKLGFYLGSHISTVEELSMLSEKVI, from the coding sequence ATGAATAACTTTGGAATATCCAGAGAATCATTGGATAAGGTATATCAAATTCTGGATGAAATGAAGGCTGATAATGAGAACATACCCATTCTAGTTGAGGGAAAGAGAGATAAAAAAGCGTTGCAAGAGCTTGGATTTGAAGGTGATATAATAATTTTAAATTCGGGACATACTCTGGCAAATATTGCGGATTGGATTTCAGAAAAACATAAAAAAATAATAATTTTAACAGATTGGGATAAGAAAGGTAGCTATCTTGCAGGACGCCTTTTCAACCTTTTGCGCGGCAATGATGTTGTGTGTAATATGGAATATAGAAGAAAGTTGGGATTTTATCTTGGCTCGCACATATCAACGGTGGAAGAATTATCAATGCTTTCTGAAAAAGTTATTTAA
- a CDS encoding class I SAM-dependent methyltransferase gives MEFYDVEAELYDLFYFDFREDIPLYKKYADKCENVLELFCGTGRILYYLDHQNMYGLDLNEKMLSLARENLEGKNVKLFKGDARDFKIEERFCLEIIGINSLIMFPKDDRMKILKNAYQHLRKGGRLIVDIINPFEMVEGIVHHGDTKFRDDKIYSRFFVPIRKNGNWKLLYFYDIVENENLKRKVAEMTIYPIEKDEIVEEMEKVGFKIEAIFGDYDMNEFSEYSERIIVVGLRNE, from the coding sequence ATGGAGTTCTACGATGTGGAAGCGGAACTCTACGATTTATTCTATTTTGATTTCAGGGAGGATATTCCCCTTTACAAAAAATATGCTGATAAGTGCGAGAATGTGCTTGAACTCTTTTGCGGCACGGGGAGAATTTTGTATTATCTGGACCACCAGAACATGTATGGCTTAGATTTGAATGAGAAAATGTTATCCTTAGCTAGAGAGAATTTAGAAGGAAAGAATGTAAAATTGTTTAAAGGAGATGCGAGAGATTTCAAAATTGAAGAAAGATTTTGCTTAGAAATCATAGGCATAAACTCTTTGATAATGTTTCCTAAAGATGATAGAATGAAAATATTGAAAAACGCATACCAGCATCTTCGCAAGGGTGGAAGGTTGATAGTTGATATAATAAATCCCTTTGAGATGGTTGAAGGCATCGTGCACCACGGAGATACGAAATTCAGAGATGATAAAATTTACAGCAGATTCTTTGTACCCATAAGGAAAAATGGCAATTGGAAACTTCTATATTTTTACGATATAGTTGAAAATGAGAATCTAAAAAGAAAAGTTGCAGAGATGACTATTTATCCAATTGAAAAGGATGAAATCGTTGAAGAGATGGAAAAAGTCGGTTTCAAGATAGAGGCAATTTTTGGGGATTACGATATGAACGAATTCTCTGAGTATTCGGAAAGGATTATAGTTGTGGGGCTTAGGAATGAATAA
- a CDS encoding V4R domain-containing protein yields MGKEEIEKRSREIMKILGKDKNFSEDFKIELFGNRYILLSTTYFPYELMKDMEELFGGVGDFVLYRGGKRVGRKLVRKYKKYVKDESLGIYDVISAVGWYFGWALGERIKEGENYRMILYDSFEAESYMKNEGKSDKPVCHFMRGVLAGIVEEAEGSKYEGKELKCMVQGYNYCEFLIEKV; encoded by the coding sequence ATGGGAAAAGAAGAAATAGAGAAAAGATCAAGGGAAATAATGAAAATTCTGGGTAAAGACAAAAATTTCAGTGAGGATTTTAAAATTGAGCTGTTTGGAAATAGATACATTTTATTGTCAACCACCTATTTCCCGTATGAGTTAATGAAAGATATGGAAGAGCTTTTTGGTGGGGTGGGTGATTTTGTCCTTTATCGCGGAGGAAAGAGAGTTGGGAGAAAATTGGTGAGAAAGTATAAAAAATATGTGAAAGACGAATCTTTGGGTATTTATGATGTCATTTCGGCAGTTGGTTGGTACTTTGGATGGGCTTTGGGAGAGAGAATCAAAGAGGGCGAGAACTACAGAATGATACTTTACGATTCATTTGAGGCAGAGAGCTATATGAAGAATGAAGGAAAGAGCGATAAACCAGTGTGCCATTTTATGAGAGGGGTTCTCGCCGGTATTGTAGAAGAGGCGGAGGGAAGTAAATACGAAGGAAAAGAATTGAAATGTATGGTTCAGGGTTACAATTACTGCGAGTTTTTAATAGAAAAAGTGTAA
- a CDS encoding alanyl-tRNA editing protein, whose translation MLYYENPYLKSVEVEVEERKGNKCLLSDTILYPGGGGQPPDEGIAICNGEEFSIKHIGSLWHEIDGICKCDKMKIILNWDRRYLLMRSHTAEHTFFRFLENKGAKMGKIALGEVSSIIFQGDISAEDILDAEKRTRELIKEGRNVSTFWINKDEIRNYPDLRIKLERIKDEKIRVVKIEGHDLSACKGVHISNLSEIEDFAIVHFRMGKRKEVKFVIGEMARNYHYRASQSLRKLMWKRNLDMDKIENYLENLENENEIMRKALRDASKDAKFNVEKCGEIELHYLFLPYAEKKIIQRKALEIANHNKAVVVYGIGESNVVCIAYNPSYPWARNEYMGLLSMMNGRGGGKGNFVSGSVEDAKKFVEELKKIICEKALQLHGDENGYS comes from the coding sequence ATGCTCTACTACGAGAATCCTTATTTGAAAAGCGTGGAAGTTGAGGTTGAAGAGAGAAAAGGGAATAAATGCCTTCTATCAGATACCATTTTGTATCCGGGTGGTGGGGGGCAACCACCTGATGAGGGTATTGCAATTTGTAATGGAGAAGAATTTTCTATAAAGCACATAGGCTCTTTATGGCACGAAATAGATGGAATTTGCAAATGCGACAAAATGAAAATAATTTTAAACTGGGATAGAAGGTACCTATTGATGCGTTCCCACACCGCAGAGCATACATTCTTTAGATTCTTGGAAAATAAAGGTGCTAAGATGGGAAAGATTGCGCTAGGGGAGGTATCATCGATAATTTTTCAAGGAGATATTAGTGCAGAGGATATCTTGGATGCTGAGAAGCGCACAAGAGAATTAATAAAAGAGGGAAGAAATGTGAGTACCTTTTGGATTAACAAGGATGAAATTAGAAACTATCCTGATTTGAGGATAAAACTTGAGAGAATAAAAGATGAGAAGATAAGAGTGGTGAAAATAGAGGGACATGATTTATCTGCCTGCAAAGGTGTTCATATTTCCAATCTATCTGAAATAGAGGACTTTGCCATAGTGCATTTTAGAATGGGAAAGAGAAAGGAAGTTAAATTTGTAATTGGTGAGATGGCAAGGAATTATCATTATAGAGCCTCACAATCACTGCGTAAATTAATGTGGAAGAGAAATTTAGATATGGATAAAATCGAGAATTATCTTGAGAATTTGGAGAATGAGAATGAAATAATGAGAAAAGCTTTAAGAGACGCAAGCAAGGATGCAAAATTCAATGTTGAAAAATGTGGAGAAATTGAGTTGCATTACCTCTTTTTACCCTATGCTGAGAAGAAAATCATCCAAAGAAAAGCGTTGGAGATAGCAAATCATAATAAGGCAGTAGTAGTATATGGAATTGGTGAGAGCAATGTGGTATGCATTGCATACAATCCCTCATATCCATGGGCGAGAAATGAGTATATGGGGCTTTTGAGCATGATGAATGGTCGCGGAGGAGGTAAAGGAAATTTTGTAAGTGGAAGTGTTGAAGATGCTAAAAAGTTTGTAGAAGAGTTGAAAAAAATTATATGTGAGAAGGCATTACAATTGCATGGTGATGAAAATGGATATAGTTAA
- a CDS encoding tryptophan--tRNA ligase, which translates to MQLINPWSSQQYKDYAKLRDQFGIAPFNFDLPDAPILFRRGVIFGHRGFEYIYDAIKNNRNFAVLTGLMPSGNMHFGHKMTIEQVRYYQSQGADVHIAVADIEAYSFRGIPLKDAERIALEEYVPSYIALGLDPARTEVYFQSKRQEVKDIAWKLAKKVNMSEFLAIYGFSGEDNMSHLFSPLVQVGDILHVQLEKFGGPRPTIVPVGVDQDPHMRLTRDIVGRWRMFSISQQGATLAVFYKGEDAEKKLKNLISYLEASGFSQFKINVPYKALYILDSQKEDWIRIDRAIISYEKEFNENAFYPPAATYHRLMTGLTGGKMSSSIPESAIFLTDSPEEARKKVMRAKTGGGVTLEEHRKYGGNPDICSVYELFVYHLIDDDSYLKDIHESCREGKRVCGPCKREAADIIYNWLKEFQEKREQAKDEVKEIVSWE; encoded by the coding sequence ATGCAGCTCATAAATCCATGGTCATCACAGCAGTACAAAGATTATGCAAAGCTTCGGGACCAGTTTGGTATAGCCCCATTTAATTTTGATTTGCCCGATGCCCCTATTCTCTTCCGCAGGGGAGTTATATTTGGGCACAGGGGATTTGAATACATTTATGATGCCATAAAGAATAACAGGAATTTTGCTGTTTTAACTGGATTAATGCCCTCGGGAAATATGCATTTTGGACACAAAATGACCATTGAGCAAGTTCGCTATTATCAATCTCAAGGTGCTGATGTCCATATTGCTGTTGCAGATATAGAGGCATACTCGTTTCGTGGTATACCTTTAAAGGATGCTGAGAGAATTGCTTTGGAAGAGTATGTCCCGAGCTATATAGCTTTGGGTTTAGATCCTGCTAGAACTGAGGTTTATTTCCAATCTAAACGGCAAGAAGTTAAAGATATAGCATGGAAACTTGCAAAGAAAGTGAATATGAGTGAGTTTCTTGCAATTTATGGTTTTTCAGGAGAAGACAATATGAGCCATTTATTCTCTCCGTTGGTTCAGGTTGGGGACATACTCCATGTTCAGCTTGAGAAATTTGGGGGCCCAAGGCCCACTATTGTACCTGTGGGCGTGGATCAAGATCCCCATATGCGTCTAACGAGAGATATTGTAGGAAGGTGGAGAATGTTTAGCATATCTCAACAGGGTGCTACATTAGCCGTATTCTATAAGGGTGAGGATGCAGAGAAAAAACTGAAAAATCTAATATCTTATCTTGAAGCATCTGGATTTTCTCAGTTCAAAATAAATGTGCCATATAAGGCTCTTTATATACTCGATTCACAAAAAGAAGATTGGATAAGAATTGATAGAGCAATAATCTCCTACGAGAAGGAATTCAACGAAAATGCGTTTTATCCTCCAGCAGCCACCTATCATCGCCTTATGACTGGATTAACTGGCGGAAAGATGTCCTCATCCATTCCTGAAAGTGCTATATTTCTGACAGATTCACCTGAAGAGGCAAGAAAAAAAGTTATGCGCGCTAAAACGGGGGGTGGAGTAACTCTTGAGGAGCATAGAAAATACGGTGGGAACCCAGATATATGCTCCGTTTATGAACTATTCGTTTATCACCTAATAGATGATGATTCATATCTTAAAGATATACATGAATCTTGTAGGGAAGGTAAGAGGGTATGTGGTCCATGCAAAAGAGAAGCGGCAGATATAATTTACAATTGGCTCAAAGAATTTCAAGAGAAGAGAGAACAGGCGAAGGATGAGGTTAAGGAGATAGTATCTTGGGAATGA
- a CDS encoding PLP-dependent aminotransferase family protein, translating into MWDEEFSALAKHLKASEIRELLKVTQEPDIISLAGGLPSPQAFPVDIIKNIVSYMMDKYGDKMLQYGSTEGVNSFRDTLVDFLTSRYKFKNIERDNILVTTGSQQGLYLSAKIFIDPGDTVIVEAPTYVGVLTAFQSYNPKYEQIEMDNDGMKVDMLEERLRELKRENVKPKLIYTIPTFQNPAGVTLSEDRRKHLLELAEEYDILVIEDAPYEELRFSGEPVPQIKRMDKDDRVIYLGTFSKTLSPGMRIAYMVAHKDIIQKAVLAKQGVDLCTTPFLQYVAQEYLKGGYFDEHIPKIIKIYKEKRDVMLDALEDYFPEGVSWTKPDGGMFLWVTLPEGMDAQKLFNRAIKNKVAFVIGAAFFPYRDHKNTLRLNFTYPSIEDIQEGIKRLANAIKEEM; encoded by the coding sequence ATGTGGGATGAAGAATTCTCCGCTCTTGCGAAGCATTTGAAAGCATCTGAAATTAGAGAATTACTAAAGGTTACCCAGGAGCCTGATATAATATCTCTTGCAGGTGGTCTTCCGAGTCCTCAGGCTTTTCCTGTTGATATAATAAAGAACATCGTGTCTTATATGATGGATAAATATGGAGATAAAATGCTTCAATATGGCTCTACCGAGGGAGTAAACTCGTTTAGAGATACCCTTGTTGATTTTTTAACCTCACGCTACAAATTCAAAAATATTGAAAGGGACAATATTCTTGTGACTACCGGTTCACAGCAAGGGCTATATCTCTCTGCTAAAATTTTCATTGATCCGGGAGATACTGTCATTGTAGAGGCCCCCACCTATGTTGGAGTTTTAACCGCTTTCCAGTCATATAATCCAAAATATGAGCAGATCGAGATGGATAATGATGGAATGAAGGTTGATATGCTAGAAGAGAGACTTCGAGAGTTGAAAAGAGAGAATGTAAAGCCAAAATTGATTTACACAATTCCTACATTTCAGAATCCTGCTGGAGTCACCCTATCAGAAGATAGGAGAAAACATCTTCTTGAGCTCGCTGAAGAGTATGATATTCTCGTTATAGAGGATGCACCTTATGAAGAGTTACGCTTCTCAGGAGAGCCTGTGCCCCAGATAAAGAGAATGGATAAGGATGATAGAGTGATTTACCTTGGTACATTTTCAAAAACTCTGAGTCCAGGGATGAGAATCGCGTATATGGTAGCACATAAGGACATAATTCAAAAAGCGGTTCTGGCAAAGCAGGGAGTTGATTTATGCACCACTCCATTCTTGCAGTATGTAGCTCAAGAATATCTGAAGGGTGGATATTTTGATGAGCACATACCGAAGATAATAAAAATATACAAGGAGAAGAGAGATGTAATGCTTGATGCCCTTGAAGATTATTTCCCTGAAGGCGTTTCATGGACCAAGCCAGATGGAGGAATGTTCCTCTGGGTAACTCTGCCCGAGGGTATGGACGCTCAGAAACTATTTAACAGGGCGATAAAGAATAAAGTTGCATTTGTTATAGGCGCGGCATTCTTCCCATATAGAGACCATAAAAATACACTGAGATTGAATTTCACATACCCGTCCATAGAGGATATACAGGAGGGAATCAAGAGGTTGGCAAATGCAATAAAAGAAGAGATGTAA
- the glpK gene encoding glycerol kinase GlpK yields MTRILAMDEGTTNVKASIVDEEGKIISSLSKEFNQIYPKPGWVEHEPEEIWRTQVEVAKKITKNERIDAIGITNQRETVVVWDKNGKPIYNAIVWQCRRTADMMEEIKKEYGEIIREKTGLIADAYFSASKIKWLLDNVPRARERAKMRELMAGTIDSYLIYKLTGEHLTDHSNASRTMLFNIKKGEWDEELLELFGIPKDILPHVRDSSSVFGYTKLFGKEVPVSGVLGDQQAALFGQTCFSKGMLKVTYGTGNFLLANTGNEIEHSENLLTTVAWKIKGNTTYALEGSVFITGAALKWLKDLEILKDYDDSENLAKNAKDSKLFFVPAFSGLGSPYWDPHARGLLIGITRGTKKEDIVKATLDSIAYQTKDVVEEMKKQVKIKEIRVDGGASKNDYLMQFQSDILGIPVLRPAILETTSLGAAFMAGLTIGAWDMNDLKGLWKEDRRFEPKMKDEDREKLYKRWKDAVSRALGWAKE; encoded by the coding sequence ATGACTCGAATTCTTGCAATGGATGAGGGTACAACCAATGTAAAAGCGTCAATTGTTGATGAGGAGGGAAAGATTATTTCTTCCCTATCAAAAGAATTCAATCAGATTTATCCTAAACCAGGTTGGGTTGAGCACGAGCCTGAGGAGATATGGAGAACTCAAGTAGAAGTTGCTAAGAAAATAACAAAAAATGAGAGAATAGATGCAATAGGCATAACAAATCAGAGAGAGACCGTAGTGGTGTGGGACAAGAATGGAAAGCCAATCTACAACGCAATAGTGTGGCAGTGTAGAAGAACTGCTGATATGATGGAAGAGATAAAAAAAGAGTATGGTGAGATAATAAGAGAGAAAACAGGGCTGATAGCGGATGCATATTTCTCTGCCAGCAAGATAAAATGGCTCTTAGATAATGTTCCACGAGCCAGAGAAAGAGCAAAAATGAGAGAGCTTATGGCCGGTACGATAGATTCTTACCTTATTTACAAACTTACAGGTGAGCATCTCACCGATCATTCCAATGCCTCAAGAACCATGCTCTTCAACATAAAAAAAGGAGAATGGGATGAAGAGCTTCTTGAGTTATTCGGCATCCCTAAAGATATCCTTCCGCATGTTAGAGATTCAAGCAGTGTATTTGGGTACACAAAATTATTTGGAAAGGAAGTGCCTGTAAGTGGAGTTTTAGGAGACCAGCAGGCTGCATTGTTTGGACAAACCTGCTTCTCAAAAGGCATGCTCAAAGTGACTTATGGTACGGGAAATTTCTTGCTGGCAAACACTGGAAATGAAATAGAACATTCAGAGAATCTATTGACCACCGTGGCTTGGAAGATAAAAGGAAATACCACCTATGCCCTTGAAGGAAGCGTGTTCATAACGGGTGCTGCTTTAAAATGGCTTAAAGATTTGGAAATTTTGAAAGATTACGATGATAGTGAGAATCTGGCAAAAAATGCTAAAGATTCAAAATTATTTTTCGTTCCGGCATTCTCGGGCCTTGGCTCTCCCTACTGGGACCCTCATGCAAGAGGTTTGCTAATAGGGATAACGAGAGGCACAAAAAAAGAGGATATAGTGAAAGCTACCTTAGATTCCATAGCGTATCAAACTAAAGATGTTGTAGAAGAAATGAAAAAACAGGTAAAAATTAAAGAAATTAGAGTGGATGGTGGCGCTTCTAAAAATGATTATCTTATGCAATTTCAATCTGATATCTTAGGCATACCTGTTCTAAGGCCAGCAATCCTAGAAACAACATCGCTAGGCGCAGCGTTTATGGCAGGTCTCACTATAGGTGCTTGGGATATGAACGATTTAAAGGGATTATGGAAAGAAGATAGAAGATTTGAGCCCAAAATGAAAGATGAGGATAGAGAAAAATTGTATAAAAGATGGAAAGATGCCGTATCAAGAGCTCTAGGTTGGGCTAAGGAGTAG
- a CDS encoding M42 family metallopeptidase, whose amino-acid sequence MVMKMDIVNLLRDFVMLPGVSGFERPIRDYLLEKLKSLNPKVDAVGNVYVTIGEGKEHIAIMAHMDEIGFVTTHIEENGYIRFAPVGGVDDRMLYGRVVEIFTPRGTIYGVIGLIPPHLSTQEDRKKNPTWKELAIDIGAKSRKEAESLGLGPVMPGRWKKDFVRMGDYIVTRGIDDRVGCAILFDVLNRVKNKKLNKKVTFIWTVQEETGLRGASAITTRMEFDEVYAIDTMTTGMMPGVPFHLSPVKIGEGPAIRFFDRRGAASEFLRDKIINIASENGIPIQIAITGGSTDASVAFNHGLKALPICIPVKYTHSPVEMSNLADIKNTIELLEKIIED is encoded by the coding sequence ATGGTGATGAAAATGGATATAGTTAATCTGCTCAGAGATTTTGTTATGCTTCCAGGAGTAAGCGGCTTTGAGAGACCAATTAGAGACTATCTCCTTGAAAAACTGAAAAGTTTGAATCCCAAGGTAGATGCTGTAGGAAATGTTTATGTAACGATAGGCGAGGGAAAAGAGCATATTGCAATCATGGCGCATATGGATGAAATCGGATTTGTCACAACGCATATTGAGGAGAATGGATATATTCGATTTGCACCAGTTGGTGGTGTAGATGACAGGATGCTTTACGGTAGAGTAGTAGAAATATTTACTCCAAGAGGTACAATTTACGGCGTTATAGGGCTTATTCCCCCGCATCTCAGCACTCAAGAAGATAGAAAAAAGAATCCCACTTGGAAAGAGCTTGCAATAGATATAGGTGCAAAGAGCAGAAAAGAAGCGGAATCTCTGGGGCTTGGACCAGTTATGCCTGGACGCTGGAAAAAAGATTTTGTGAGAATGGGTGATTACATAGTAACAAGGGGAATAGACGACCGTGTTGGCTGTGCAATTCTCTTTGATGTTCTAAATAGAGTAAAAAATAAAAAATTAAATAAGAAGGTAACATTTATATGGACCGTCCAGGAAGAGACGGGATTGAGAGGTGCAAGCGCTATAACAACAAGAATGGAATTTGATGAGGTTTATGCCATAGACACCATGACAACTGGAATGATGCCGGGAGTACCATTTCATTTGAGCCCCGTTAAAATAGGAGAAGGCCCCGCAATAAGATTTTTCGATAGAAGAGGAGCAGCTTCCGAATTTTTGAGAGATAAAATAATCAATATTGCATCTGAAAATGGCATCCCAATTCAAATTGCAATCACTGGGGGCTCCACTGATGCTTCTGTTGCATTCAATCATGGATTGAAAGCTCTACCCATATGCATACCTGTAAAATACACCCACAGCCCCGTAGAAATGTCAAACCTTGCCGATATAAAAAACACTATTGAACTTCTAGAAAAAATAATAGAAGATTAA
- a CDS encoding adenosine-specific kinase, whose product MEIDVVNVKKLEDSVNVIIGYTHFIKSAEDIYEALVTSMPGIKFGFAFCEASGDRLIRYEGTDEELTKFAIENCKNIGAGHAFIILLRNAYPINVLNALKNVQEITRIMVASANPLQVIIGKTEQGNAILGIVDGYAPLGVEDEEKRKERKEFLRKIGYKL is encoded by the coding sequence ATGGAAATTGATGTTGTAAATGTAAAAAAGCTAGAAGATAGTGTGAATGTAATCATAGGATACACGCATTTTATAAAAAGCGCAGAGGATATCTATGAGGCCTTAGTTACTAGTATGCCAGGCATAAAGTTCGGATTTGCATTCTGTGAGGCCTCTGGAGATAGGTTGATAAGGTACGAGGGCACTGATGAAGAATTAACCAAATTTGCAATTGAAAACTGCAAAAATATTGGAGCTGGGCATGCTTTCATAATACTCCTACGAAATGCATATCCCATAAATGTTCTCAATGCCCTCAAGAATGTGCAGGAGATAACGAGAATAATGGTGGCAAGTGCAAATCCTCTGCAGGTGATAATAGGAAAAACAGAACAGGGAAACGCAATACTTGGAATAGTGGATGGCTATGCACCCCTTGGAGTAGAGGATGAGGAGAAGAGAAAAGAGAGAAAAGAGTTCTTACGCAAAATAGGATACAAGCTGTGA
- a CDS encoding glutamine synthetase family protein — protein MQEEILKNVREKRVKYIHLQFMDILGQVKSVMIPNIMLEKALSEGIVFDGSSIAGYATIDESDMRAVPDANTFQIMPDDPKTATIICDTYLPNGKRFEGDPRYVLQRILKKAEDKGFRFVTGPEFEFFLFKMNDGKPSLEPNDYGGYFDFGPVDKGEEVRKEIVGIFADMGYKPEATHHEVAPGQHEIDLRYGYALTIADRILTLKAMIKRVALKHGLYATFMPKPIFGINGTGMHVHQSLLTLDFEGNKFYDPNGKWQLSDIALHYIGGLLKHADETTAILNSWVNSYKRLVPGYEAPVYISWANLNRSALIRVPAGRGIKTRIELRNPDPAGNPYLQFAVMLAAGLDGIEKKIEPPEPVEQNIYAMSPDERREKGIKSLPESLGEALHHLSRSEFMKNILGEHIFNHFLHVKRREWEDYRAQVTQWEIDNLLPIL, from the coding sequence ATGCAGGAGGAAATTTTAAAAAATGTTAGGGAAAAAAGGGTAAAATACATACATCTGCAGTTTATGGATATTTTGGGACAAGTGAAGAGTGTTATGATTCCTAATATAATGCTAGAGAAGGCCCTGAGTGAGGGGATAGTTTTTGATGGTTCTAGCATAGCAGGATATGCAACTATTGATGAAAGTGATATGCGTGCTGTGCCCGATGCAAACACATTCCAAATAATGCCTGATGATCCTAAAACTGCCACAATAATATGCGATACATACTTACCAAATGGAAAGAGATTTGAAGGAGACCCGAGATATGTTCTTCAAAGAATTCTAAAGAAGGCGGAAGATAAAGGGTTTAGATTCGTAACAGGCCCTGAATTTGAATTTTTTCTCTTTAAAATGAATGATGGGAAACCCAGCTTAGAGCCGAATGACTATGGAGGATACTTTGATTTTGGACCTGTGGATAAAGGCGAGGAAGTGCGCAAAGAAATAGTTGGGATATTCGCAGATATGGGTTATAAGCCCGAAGCAACTCATCATGAAGTGGCTCCTGGACAGCACGAGATAGATCTGAGATACGGTTATGCCCTAACAATTGCAGATAGAATTTTAACTTTAAAAGCAATGATTAAAAGGGTGGCTCTAAAACATGGACTATACGCTACCTTCATGCCAAAGCCGATATTTGGTATAAATGGTACGGGAATGCATGTGCATCAGAGCTTGCTCACTCTTGATTTTGAAGGCAACAAATTCTATGATCCTAACGGAAAATGGCAATTAAGCGATATTGCCTTGCATTATATAGGAGGACTGTTAAAGCATGCAGATGAAACAACTGCCATTTTGAATTCTTGGGTTAATTCTTATAAAAGATTGGTTCCCGGATATGAGGCACCTGTATACATCTCTTGGGCAAATCTCAACAGAAGCGCTTTGATTAGGGTACCTGCAGGTAGGGGCATAAAAACTAGAATTGAGCTAAGAAATCCCGATCCTGCTGGAAATCCATATTTGCAATTTGCCGTTATGCTAGCCGCTGGCTTGGATGGAATTGAAAAGAAGATCGAGCCACCAGAGCCCGTAGAGCAGAACATATACGCAATGAGCCCCGATGAAAGAAGGGAGAAAGGTATAAAATCCCTGCCTGAAAGTTTGGGAGAAGCCCTTCATCATTTAAGCAGAAGCGAATTCATGAAAAATATTCTCGGAGAGCACATATTCAATCATTTTCTGCATGTAAAGCGGAGAGAATGGGAGGATTACAGGGCACAGGTAACCCAGTGGGAAATTGATAATCTATTGCCGATACTCTAA
- the rnz gene encoding ribonuclease Z, which yields MASTIRIVFFGTGGSWPSPERNVMSIGVQIDSEVLLFDCGEGTQRQMMHTNMSFMKIKRIFITHYHGDHFLGLAGLIQTMTLNERKEPLEIYGPERTIDILTKFLNIGYYSPSFKIVLYELKGNESLDFGDYVVKVMKTKHPVPSLAYAIKEKDMPRIDRNRAKALGLNSKILEKLRKNGKIEYEGKEITIDEVSNGVRVGRKIVYSGDTAPMEEMISFAANANVLIHEATVESSLEEQANQYGHSSARQAAKIAKKANVDALLLVHISPRYKDAKIIENEAKKIFPNSRVMNDFDEFIVKVKKVQSS from the coding sequence ATGGCTTCAACGATTCGCATAGTTTTCTTTGGCACAGGAGGCTCTTGGCCCTCACCGGAGAGAAATGTGATGAGTATAGGAGTGCAGATTGATAGTGAGGTACTCCTATTTGACTGTGGTGAGGGTACACAAAGGCAAATGATGCACACAAATATGAGTTTCATGAAGATTAAGAGAATATTCATAACCCATTATCATGGAGATCACTTTCTAGGTTTAGCAGGATTAATTCAAACAATGACCCTCAATGAAAGAAAAGAGCCCCTTGAAATTTATGGACCTGAAAGAACGATTGATATTCTGACGAAATTCCTGAATATTGGGTACTATTCACCATCTTTCAAAATAGTTCTCTATGAGTTAAAGGGCAATGAATCTTTAGATTTCGGGGACTATGTAGTCAAAGTGATGAAAACAAAGCACCCAGTTCCTTCCCTGGCCTATGCAATAAAAGAAAAAGACATGCCAAGGATAGATAGAAACAGAGCAAAGGCCTTAGGATTGAATAGCAAGATACTTGAAAAGTTAAGAAAAAATGGGAAAATAGAGTATGAGGGAAAGGAGATCACAATAGACGAGGTAAGCAATGGAGTTAGAGTGGGGAGAAAAATAGTGTATTCTGGAGATACTGCACCGATGGAAGAAATGATTTCCTTTGCTGCTAATGCCAATGTGTTGATTCATGAGGCTACGGTAGAATCATCCCTAGAAGAGCAAGCAAATCAATATGGGCATTCATCTGCAAGGCAGGCGGCTAAAATTGCTAAAAAGGCAAATGTGGATGCCTTACTTCTGGTACACATAAGCCCAAGATACAAAGATGCAAAGATTATTGAAAATGAGGCAAAAAAGATATTCCCTAATAGCAGGGTAATGAATGATTTTGATGAGTTCATAGTGAAAGTTAAAAAAGTTCAGTCCTCGTAA